One stretch of Nicotiana tabacum cultivar K326 chromosome 18, ASM71507v2, whole genome shotgun sequence DNA includes these proteins:
- the LOC107773818 gene encoding putative protein phosphatase 2C 27 gives MCIQDSEQVNEGMENLNISKTDNNFKNQSLLTEAELQHTQIENYEKITTSSHSVMRNSFPLESISEDTTIADRKQILFNNFLPTLRSGDWSDIGGRLDMEDTHICIVDLAKNFGHNILGEEAISFYGVFDGHGGKGASQFVRDYLPRIIVEDADFPLELEKVVTRSFVETDAAFAKSCSLDSALSSGTTALTAMIFGRSLLVANAGDCRAVVSRHGLAIEMSKDHRPCCISERTRIESVGGFVDDGYLNGQLGVSRALGNWHIKGLKEVEKGGPLSAEPELKLLTLTKEDEFLIIGSDGIWDVFRSQNAVDFARRRLQEHNNVKLCCKEIVDEAKKRGAIDNLTVVMVCFHAEPPPPVVFQRSKIRKSISAEGLENLRSLLEG, from the exons ATGTGCATTCAAGACTCAGAACAAGTGAATGAGGGTATGGAGAATTTGAACATTTCAAAGACTGATAACAATTTCAAGAACCAATCTTTGCTTACTGAAGCTGAATTACAACATACCCAGATTGAGAATTATGAAAAAATTACAACTTCTAGCCATTCTGTGATGAGAAACTCATTCCCA CTGGAAAGTATTTCGGAAGACACAACTATTGCAGATAGGAAACAGATACTCTTTAATAACTTCCTCCCGACCCTTAGGTCTGGAGATTGGTCTGATATTGGAGGTCGTCTTGACATGGAAGACACTCACATCTGTATTGTGGATCTAGCTAAGAATTTTGGCCATAATATACTTGGTGAGGAAGCTATTTCCTTCTATGGA GTCTTTGATGGACATGGTGGGAAGGGAGCATCACAATTTGTTCGTGACTACTTACCAAGGATCATTGTTGAGGATGCTGATTTTCCATTGGAACTTGAGAAAGTGGTCACAAGATCTTTCGTAGAGACAGATGCTGCCTTTGCCAAGTCATGCTCTCTTGATTCAGCCTTGTCCTCAGGCACTACTGCACTCACTGCAATGATATTTGGAAG ATCACTACTTGTGGCAAATGCTGGTGACTGTCGAGCAGTTGTATCTCGACATGGACTTGCTATAGAAATGTCAAAGGACCACAGACCTTGTTGTATTAGTGAAAGAACTCGTATCGAGTCCGTGGGAGGATTTGTTGATGATGGCTACTTGAATGGACAGCTAGGCGTGAGCCGGGCATTAGGTAACTGGCACATTAAAGGACTGAAGGAGGTTGAAAAGGGCGGGCCATTGAGCGCTGAACCTGAACTGAAATTGCTGACGTTGACAAAGGAAGACGAGTTCCTGATTATCGGTAGTGATGGAATTTGGGATGTTTTCCGAAGCCAAAATGCTGTGGATTTTGCTCGTCGGAGATTGCAAGAGCATAACAATGTGAAGTTATGCTGCAAGGAAATAGTAGACGAGGCCAAAAAGCGCGGTGCCATAGACAACTTAACAGTAGTCATGGTATGTTTTCACGCGGAGCCTCCACCTCCAGTTGTTTTTCAAAGatcaaaaataaggaaaagtaTTTCCGCTGAAGGGCTTGAGAATCTAAGATCTTTACTTGAAGGCTAG